Proteins found in one Ovis canadensis isolate MfBH-ARS-UI-01 breed Bighorn chromosome 20, ARS-UI_OviCan_v2, whole genome shotgun sequence genomic segment:
- the LOC138425882 gene encoding LOW QUALITY PROTEIN: uridylate-specific endoribonuclease-like (The sequence of the model RefSeq protein was modified relative to this genomic sequence to represent the inferred CDS: substituted 1 base at 1 genomic stop codon) yields the protein MVPEKTAIRRWRIMGKFECGLDVRCIIESCNCEERREVGNSGNSSYSLRPGKSSPLTLGVIIAEENPIEPEPFLELEEETEGAPASSLYLAPNSCQGRCLEAFDKHHPCHCNAHCPEFGNCCEDFESLCGHEGCSHSSDAINKEELQSVSEKIYRADTNKARKEDIVLNSQNCILPSETRDQVDHCPEPLFTYVNKKLFSKPTYTAFINLLNNYQRATGRGEHFTAQELAEQDTFLREIMKTDVMKELYGFLHQQNRFSSEQEFVSDLRNMWFGLYSRSKEERDXSGFEHVFSGEVKKGKVTGFHNWIRFYMQKKEGLVDYYSHIYDGPWDSYPDVLAMQFNWDGYYKEVGSAFIGSSPEFEMALYSLCFIARPGKVCQLSLGGHPLAIQTYTWNKSTYGNGKKYIATAYVVSSIH from the exons ATGGTGCCGGAAAAAACAGCTATAAGACGTTGGAGGATAATGGGGAAATTTGAATGTGGGCTGGATGTTAGATGTAttattgaatca TGCAActgtgaagaaagaagggaagttgGTAACTCAGGAAACAGTTCTTATTCCCTGAGGCCTGGGAAAAGTTCACCCTTGACCCTGGGAGTTATTATAGCTGAAGAGAATCCCATAGAACCAGAGCCATTCCTGGAGCTGGAAGAGGAGACGGAGGGCGCCCCTGCTAGCAGCTTGTACTTGGCACCCAACTCCTGCCAGGGCCGCTGCCTGGAGGCCTTCGACAAGCACCACCCATGCCACTGTAATGCCCACTGCCCAGAGTTTGGAAACTGCTGCGAGGATTTTGAGAGCCTGTGTGGCCATGAGGGCTGCTCCCACAGCAGCGATGCCATAAACAAGGAAGAACTGCAGAGTGTCTCTGAGAAGATCTACAGGGCAGACACCAACAAAGCCCGGAAGGAAGACATCGTTCTCAACAGCCAAAACTGCATCTTGCCCTCAGAGACCAGAGACCAAGTAGACCACTGCCCAGAGCCGCTCTTCACATATGTCAATAAGAAGCTCTTCTCTAAGCCGACCTACACCGCCTTCATCAACCTCCTCAACAACTACCAGCGGGCCACGGGCCGCGGGGAGCACTTCACAGCCCAGGAGCTGGCTGAGCAGGACACCTTCCTCAGAGAGATCATGAAGACAGATGTCATGAAGGAACTCTATGGCTTCCTCCACCAGCAGAACCGCTTCAGCTCGGAACAGGAGTTCGTCAGTGACCTAAGAAACATGTGGTTTGGGCTGTATTCCAGAAGCAAAGAAGAGAGGGACTGAAGTGGCTTTGAGCACGTCTTCTCAGGTGAAGTCAAAAAAGGCAAGGTCACTGGCTTCCATAACTGGATCCGTTTCTACATGCAAAAGAAGGAGGGCCTGGTGGACTATTACAGTCACATCTATGATGGGCCTTGGGATTCTTACCCCGACGTGCTGGCCATGCAGTTCAACTGGGATGGGTACTACAAGGAAGTGGGCTCAGCTTTCATTGGCAGCAGCCCTGAGTTTGAGATGGCGCTCTACTCTCTGTGCTTCATTGCCAGGCCAGGCAAAGTGTGCCAATTGAGCCTGGGTGGACATCCCTTGGCCATCCAGACCTATACTTGGAACAAGTCAACCTATGGAAATGGCAAGAAGTACATCGCAACAGCCTATGTGGTGTCCTCCATCCATTAG